The Mesorhizobium sp. B1-1-8 genome contains a region encoding:
- a CDS encoding ABC transporter permease, translating into MARLVLAAIAPGGGVDFTAFAARLAAPAALRAMWHTLDTAFFGGVLALCLGIPFAIGVTMADLPGRKILGFLLLLPLMIAPQVTALAWLHLFGPSSTLLGMFDLAPPPGTANPMLGRNGIVLLYAVQHAPIVFITMRAGLSRVPRDLVEAARSCGARPLAVLRTIVLPVVRPYVVAAAALAFVSGVGNFGIPALLGMPVNYLTLPTLIYQDLSSFGPGVLPQIAALSVLVGALALVGMAFQSVALRGAGHRLVAGTPAQFELGRYRLPLACLCWLVIALILVLPACALLATSLVPSFGVPLGWQTATTSNYVEVLARQASTVRAFRNSLFFAGGAALILALGVIPMAAVLERFDRRWRRVLGGIVDLPYSIPGVVLAIACILLFLRPLPLIGSLYATASIILIAYAMRFLTLAMKPVTTAVGQLPRDLDEAAAVSGAGPFRRLWTITSPLVAPAAVAGGLLVFMSAFNELTVSALLWSSGKETLGVVLFSLEEAGLGTQAAAIAVSTIVVVVVLLLALDRFGRRLPAGVLPWR; encoded by the coding sequence ATGGCGCGCCTCGTCCTCGCGGCGATCGCCCCCGGCGGCGGGGTTGATTTCACCGCCTTCGCCGCCCGGCTTGCTGCGCCTGCGGCATTGCGGGCGATGTGGCACACGCTGGATACAGCCTTTTTCGGCGGCGTGCTGGCGCTTTGTCTCGGCATTCCTTTCGCCATCGGCGTCACCATGGCCGATTTGCCGGGGCGAAAAATCCTCGGTTTCCTCCTGCTGTTACCGCTGATGATTGCGCCGCAGGTCACGGCGCTCGCCTGGCTGCATCTGTTCGGCCCGTCGAGCACCTTGCTTGGCATGTTCGACCTGGCGCCGCCGCCGGGCACCGCCAATCCGATGCTTGGCCGCAACGGCATCGTCCTGCTTTATGCGGTGCAGCACGCGCCGATCGTCTTCATCACCATGCGGGCGGGGCTGTCGCGGGTGCCGCGCGATCTGGTCGAGGCGGCACGATCCTGCGGCGCGAGGCCGCTCGCCGTATTGCGGACCATCGTGCTGCCGGTGGTGCGCCCCTATGTCGTGGCAGCCGCGGCACTTGCCTTCGTTTCCGGCGTCGGCAATTTCGGCATCCCGGCACTGCTCGGCATGCCCGTCAACTACCTGACCCTGCCGACGCTGATCTACCAGGACCTGTCGAGCTTCGGGCCGGGCGTGCTGCCGCAGATCGCGGCGCTCTCGGTGCTCGTCGGCGCCCTGGCGCTGGTCGGCATGGCGTTCCAGTCGGTGGCGTTGCGCGGCGCGGGGCATCGCCTCGTTGCCGGCACGCCGGCGCAATTCGAGCTCGGACGCTACCGCTTGCCGCTCGCCTGCCTTTGCTGGCTGGTCATCGCCCTGATCCTCGTGCTTCCGGCCTGCGCGCTGCTGGCGACATCGCTGGTGCCATCCTTCGGCGTGCCGCTTGGCTGGCAGACCGCAACGACTTCAAACTATGTCGAAGTGCTCGCCCGGCAGGCGTCGACGGTGCGGGCCTTCCGCAACTCGCTGTTCTTTGCCGGGGGTGCCGCGTTGATCCTCGCGCTCGGCGTCATACCGATGGCCGCGGTGCTCGAACGCTTCGACCGGCGCTGGCGTCGCGTGCTTGGCGGCATCGTCGATCTGCCTTACTCGATCCCCGGCGTCGTGCTGGCAATCGCCTGCATCCTTCTGTTCCTGCGGCCGCTGCCGCTGATCGGCAGCCTCTATGCGACGGCGTCGATCATCCTGATCGCCTATGCAATGCGGTTCCTGACGCTGGCGATGAAACCGGTGACGACGGCGGTCGGGCAGCTCCCGCGCGATCTCGACGAGGCGGCGGCGGTGTCCGGCGCGGGTCCGTTTCGCCGACTGTGGACGATCACTTCGCCGCTCGTGGCGCCGGCGGCGGTGGCGGGAGGGCTGCTGGTCTTCATGAGCGCCTTCAACGAACTGACGGTTTCGGCGCTTTTGTGGTCGAGCGGCAAGGAGACGCTGGGCGTGGTGCTGTTCAGCCTGGAAGAGGCGGGGCTCGGCACGCAGGCCGCCGCCATCGCCGTATCGACGATCGTCGTCGTTGTCGTGCTGCTTCTGGCGCTCGACCGTTTCGGCCGGCGCCTGCCGGCAGGCGTTCTGCCATGGCGATGA
- a CDS encoding ABC transporter ATP-binding protein: protein MSEIRVESLTKQYGDTTALDGVSLAFPEGSFTALLGPSGCGKTTMLRLIAGFEAPSEGRVLFGDALVADPKRQLPPEQRGVGVVFQSYALWPHMDVAENVAYPLKARHIASSDIPTRVGAVLDIVGLNGFGKRRIDELSGGQRQRVALARCLVAEARIILFDEPLANLDMHLRSAMVDAFRDIHRRTGATIVYVTHDQAEALALADRVAVMSKGKLLQAATPQEIYRSPADATIAGFVGRGSLVSGNTVHHSGQTSMIDIAGHRLAARSEGEPTGAVKVLLRPEALRIASDGLPATVLDSVYRGPVHEVRLALADPGQQLLVDSTEALTAGQRVYVAVSDAWVVPGA from the coding sequence ATGAGCGAAATCCGGGTCGAATCCCTCACCAAGCAGTATGGCGACACGACCGCGCTGGACGGTGTATCACTCGCCTTCCCGGAGGGTTCGTTCACCGCGCTGCTCGGTCCATCCGGTTGCGGCAAGACGACCATGTTGCGGCTGATCGCGGGGTTCGAGGCGCCGAGCGAAGGCCGCGTCCTGTTCGGCGATGCGCTGGTCGCCGACCCGAAGCGGCAGCTGCCGCCGGAACAGCGCGGCGTCGGCGTCGTCTTCCAGTCCTACGCGTTGTGGCCGCATATGGATGTCGCCGAAAACGTCGCTTATCCGTTGAAGGCCAGGCATATCGCGTCCTCCGACATCCCCACCCGCGTCGGCGCCGTGCTCGATATCGTCGGCCTCAATGGCTTCGGCAAGCGCCGCATCGACGAGCTTTCAGGCGGCCAAAGACAGCGCGTGGCGCTCGCCCGCTGCCTGGTCGCCGAAGCCAGGATCATCCTGTTCGACGAGCCGCTGGCCAATCTCGACATGCATCTGCGCTCGGCCATGGTCGATGCGTTTCGCGATATCCATCGCCGCACCGGCGCGACGATCGTCTATGTCACGCACGACCAGGCCGAGGCGCTGGCGCTTGCCGACCGCGTCGCGGTGATGAGCAAGGGCAAATTGCTGCAGGCAGCGACGCCGCAGGAGATCTACCGCTCTCCCGCCGATGCCACGATTGCGGGCTTTGTCGGCCGCGGCAGCCTGGTTTCCGGCAACACGGTCCACCATTCCGGCCAGACCTCGATGATCGACATCGCCGGGCATCGCCTGGCGGCGCGCAGCGAAGGCGAGCCAACGGGTGCGGTCAAGGTCCTGCTGCGGCCGGAGGCCTTGCGCATCGCTTCCGACGGCCTGCCGGCAACCGTGCTCGACAGCGTCTATCGCGGCCCGGTGCATGAGGTGCGGCTGGCGCTCGCCGACCCGGGACAGCAATTGCTGGTTGACAGCACCGAGGCGCTGACAGCCGGGCAGCGCGTCTATGTCGCGGTGTCCGACGCCTGGGTGGTGCCGGGCGCCTGA